The window TGACCGCCCACCATCAATTTCAACGTTCAAGATTTGCCTGTGACAACACCACATGTCACCTACGTCTTTGCTCCGCCTaacttttatcaaataaaacGACACCGAATCAGTGACAGCTTTTAAAAGCCAGCCGGAGCCAGAACTGAAGTGAAGTGAAAGCTCTTTCCCCTTTTTAACAATCAAATCACCGTCAATCTCACCTGGCGCCCTCAGCCGTTCAAATGTAGAAAACGCACCGTTTAGAGTACTTTtgaaaataaagggaaaaagtaAGGGTATCTCCggaacaaaaatctaaaaaaagatCTGCATGTAAATTGGATCAGGTAATTGTACTGTATCGTAAAATTAGAAACTGTAGGGGTCTTTTCCGGCATTATATTGACAGTCCCTGCAATTGACTCTGTcctgaaaaataaaaggaaagcaTGACACGCACAGCACAAATTAAATCagtacaaataaaaatgacttgtttttcttaattaagatatttaaataattactaaaagtatcaaataaaaaaaattaaaaaaaaataattataaatttgtttcttctttacTTTCTGTCCCCATCTCCTGAAAGACAGAAGTTCACAAATTACAACGTAGTAAATATCAACTTTCTAACAGCTTAACTCTCCTCACTGTAATCACCCTCGAAAGCTTTCAGTTCCGCGCTTGCAGGCACATCCACTACCCCATTTtcgttttctttatttatttttaataataaattagtttcCGCTGATgcatgtgtgtatgtatgtatgtatgtatgtatatatttcgGCCGCATGATGTCGCGGTGGCTTGATTTTGATgtcaaacaaaaagaaaacaaactgaGCCCGTTGCTGGATTTACTTTGAATGGAAATCCCAAAactgtttttgttgtttttctaaAACTGTGTTTCAGATTAAGAAACACTCTGTTTTCTTACTCTCCTTGGGTTTctgctttatttttgtttcattcttGTGCTTTCAACTTGCCCTTCAACTCGTTCAAGATATTAActggtatatatatatttatatatttgttttctttggttttgtttggttgtttagaaaaatttattgtaaggtgatttttcttgttttggatCTTATATTATAAAGAATGTTTATGATTATGTCAAGCTCAGTTGAATggatttttatatcattttctttttcggttaagggaaaaataatagtattttcTTGTGGTTTCTAGGTGACCAAACAGAGTTTTGTTCGTTTGTTTGTAAGTTTATTCTTCAAGTCATCACCTTCTTTAGGTTTCTATTGTGTTGCAGGGATAAATGTATTTCTGGCTTCTAATGAAAGGCTTGATTTTTGAAGCTTAAAAAGGGAGTTTTTTGAGGTTAAAAAAAGAGACAACAAGATATATAGAAAATTACACACCGTCTCTCTTGtcattcattgatttgatgGATCGATCTCTGCCTGGACACTGAGACGAGAATCTACTGGAGGTTTATTTGTTATTCTGTTGAAGCCTTAGTACTGTTTAGCCATCATTGTTGCTTTGgatcttattttcatttttattgggGCTATTTTTTTCACCAAGTTGACTTCATTGATTCAaaagtaaaaaggaaaaatatgatacTGTGAGAGAAAGAATTGAGCTCCCTTTTGGCTTTGTGTGTCAATTTACGAATTTGTTAGtatattcatcaaaattaaGCATAAAAGACATTGTTTCTTACTTTCTGGGTCGAAAGATATCTAGATCTTCAAGATTGTATTATCCATTTGAGGAACATACATAGAAGTTCtgtgtttttaaatgaagaaagCTGTGATAGTGATATTGGTTTCTGACATTGGTGTGGTTCTTGAAGGTTTCTTGTGAATGAGCTGTGAAAAAGGTCTTGTCATTCTGAAAATTTTGTCTCTACAATTACTGGAATCGAGCGTGTCTGTGGTACAAGCTGTGTGATCCATCTTGGTTTGGTGGGGGTGCACCAATAATGCAGGAAATAGTTGTTTGTGTTCTGGGCTTGTTGTTTAGCCACTTCAATGATATTGAAATGATGGTTGTTTGAAATTGAATCTGTTAAGCCAACAAGAAGTTTCACGGTAATTGCTTGTGGTAATGAATCGAGAAATGAAGAGAGGGAAGCAGGAGAAAGGTGGTTCCGATGTGGCTGAGAAGGTGGTTGTTGCTGTTAAAGCATCCAAGGAAATTCCTAAGACTGCTCTTGTCTGGGCTTTGACCCATGTTGTTCAACCTGGTGATTGCATTACGCTGATTGTGGTTGTTCCTGCACATTGTTCTGGTACTCCTTTTGTTGTCTCTTACTAGTTTATGTTAATTTGCTTCTCAAATTTTGAGTCGGAAAAATTATTGATGTCTATATTGATATTTTGATCAAGTAAATTTTGACAATGAATCTGCAGTTATGTTACCATTGTCATCTGTTAAAGTCCTAATTTCATTTGAAATGCCCTTACTCAGAatgcaattttaatttatatttgataaaatttctgACAAATTCTGTGACTccctctatctctctctctctctcgcatAAGTTTGCTAACTTCTTGGTAAATTTGCTTTTATTCTTCAGGCAGAAGATTTTGGGTTTTCCCAAGGTTTTCTGGAGACTGTGCCAGTGGTCACAAGAAGTCTCATGTTGGCACAAGTACAGAGCAGAAGTCTGAACTTACAGATACCTGCTCCCAGATGATCCTTCAACTCCATGATGTTTATGATCCAAACAAGGTACAAGCCTAGGTGTCAGATTAGTAGTGTGTAATGTTATACATGAGAACTGAGTGATGATCTTTGTGCTCCTGTGCTGGTTTTGTCTTGCAGATTAATTGCAAGATCAAAATTGTTTCCGGATCACCTTGTGGGGCAGTGGCTGCAGAGGCCAAGAGAGCAGAAGCCAATTGGGTTGTGTTAGACAAGTAAATAtgctaattttctttctttgtttttaatcaTTCTAAACATGGCCTGAAATTCAGGTATCATGAATGCAAGTTCTTGTTACTCGAGTTTGATGttcacacatttatttattgatcTTTGGTGTGTCCTTGGCTTTTACTTCAGACAACTTAAAAATGAGGAAAAGCGCTGCATGGAGGAGTTGCAGTGCAACATTGTGGTTATGAAGCGTTCCCAGCCAAAAGTTCTTCGTCTGAATTTGGTTGGATCATCCAGAAGAGAAACTGAAGTTGCCTGTCCGTCTTCAGACCCGGATGAATCATCTGAAAAGCATAAGAAAAACAAGAATGGTTCAGATTCCATTAGAGGGCCAGTTGTGACACCCACTAGTAGTCCAGAACTGGGGACACCATTTACTGCTACCGAAGCAGGAACTTCATCAGTCTCAAGCTCAGATCCAGGAACTTCTCCATTTTTCAACTCAGAAAGCAATGGAGACTTGAAGAAAGAGGAATCATTAGTAATTAGGGAAAATCGAGATATTGAAGACTCTAATTCAGACACAGACAGTGAAAATTTATCTGTGTCTTCTGCAAGTATGAGATTCCAACCATGGATGACCGAATTTCTTAGATCTCATAACCAGTCCACACAACAACACATTGAAGATGAATGTTCAAGAAGAACAAATAGTAAGGCtaaaacatcaacaacaaaagcTTTACTAGAGAAGTTCTCAAGACTTGGTAGAGAAGCTGGAGTTGGAATGTCAAACTATAGGAACGATCATGAATTCAGTGGAAATGTTAGAGAAGCAATTTCACTATCCAGAAGTGCACCTCTTGGCCCCCCTCCGCTGTGTTCAGTATGTCAACATAAGGCACCAGTTTTTGGCAAACCCCCCAGGTGGTTTAGCTATGCAGAGTTGGAGCTTGCAACTGGTGGATTTTCTCAAGCTAATTTCTTGGCTGAAGGTGGATTTGGATCTGTTCACAGGGGGGTATTGCAAGATGGTCAGGCAGTTGCTGTCAAGCAACACAAGTTGGCTAGTTCGCAGGGAGATCTTGAATTTTGCTCAGAAGTGGAAGTTCTGAGTTGTGCTCAGCACAGAAATGTTGTTATGCTAATTGGGTATTGTATTGAGGATAGAAGAAGATTGTTGGTCTATGAATATATTTGCAATGGGTCGCTGGATTCTCATCTATATGGTAATTTCACAACCTCCATGGataattttattgcttataTGACACATGCATCAAATATGTTCATGAATGGCCCCAGCATGTTAACAGCCTTTATGAATATATATGCAAGAGGTCTTTGCATTCCCATTATTggttttatcctttttttcatTGGTGCTAAATATTGGCAATTGCTATTAGCATTGCCAAATCAGTTCTGGtgatttattatatgaatatatccTAGACAATGGTTcactatcatcatcattatcattttatttctgGCTGGCATCCACTGTTCTGAATATACCAACAAT of the Mangifera indica cultivar Alphonso unplaced genomic scaffold, CATAS_Mindica_2.1 Un_0016, whole genome shotgun sequence genome contains:
- the LOC123205814 gene encoding inactive protein kinase SELMODRAFT_444075-like, producing the protein MNREMKRGKQEKGGSDVAEKVVVAVKASKEIPKTALVWALTHVVQPGDCITLIVVVPAHCSGRRFWVFPRFSGDCASGHKKSHVGTSTEQKSELTDTCSQMILQLHDVYDPNKINCKIKIVSGSPCGAVAAEAKRAEANWVVLDKQLKNEEKRCMEELQCNIVVMKRSQPKVLRLNLVGSSRRETEVACPSSDPDESSEKHKKNKNGSDSIRGPVVTPTSSPELGTPFTATEAGTSSVSSSDPGTSPFFNSESNGDLKKEESLVIRENRDIEDSNSDTDSENLSVSSASMRFQPWMTEFLRSHNQSTQQHIEDECSRRTNSKAKTSTTKALLEKFSRLGREAGVGMSNYRNDHEFSGNVREAISLSRSAPLGPPPLCSVCQHKAPVFGKPPRWFSYAELELATGGFSQANFLAEGGFGSVHRGVLQDGQAVAVKQHKLASSQGDLEFCSEVEVLSCAQHRNVVMLIGYCIEDRRRLLVYEYICNGSLDSHLYGRHQDPLEWPARQKIAVGAARGLRYLHEECRVGCIVHRDMRPNNILLTHDFEPLVGDFGLARWQPDGDTGVETRVIGTFGYLAPEYAQSGQITEKADVYSFGVVLVELVTGRKAVDLNRPKGQQCLTEWARPLLEEYAIDELVDPRLGNCYSEQEVYCMLHAASLCIRRDPHSRPRMSQVLRMLEGNMVMDANYMSTTGFDVGSCSGRIWTDRQQQQLPYSGPLLNEALESFNGKLSLDSLKPSFWEREKARRTSYGGDL